Proteins found in one Papio anubis isolate 15944 chromosome 13, Panubis1.0, whole genome shotgun sequence genomic segment:
- the RNF183 gene encoding E3 ubiquitin-protein ligase RNF183 encodes MAEQEGRELEAECPICWNPFNNTFHTPKMLDCCHSFCVECLAHLSLVTPAQRRLLCPLCRQPTVLALGQPVTDLPTDTAMLTLLRLEPHHVILEGRQLCLKDQPKSRYFLRQPRVYTLDLGPQPGGQTGPPPDTASATVPTPIPIPSHYSPRECFRNPQFRIFAYLMTVILSVTLLLIFSIFWTKQFLWGAG; translated from the coding sequence ATGGCTGAGCAGGAGGGCCGGGAGCTTGAGGCCGAGTGTCCCATCTGCTGGAATCCCTTCAACAACACGTTCCATacccccaaaatgctggattgCTGCCACTCCTTCTGCGTGGAATGcctggcccacctcagcctggtgACTCCAGCCCAGCGCCGCCTGCTGTGCCCGCTCTGTCGCCAGCCCACGGTGCTGGCCTTGGGGCAGCCCGTCACTGACTTGCCCACGGACACTGCCATGCTCACCCTGCTCCGCCTGGAGCCGCACCATGTCATCTTGGAAGGCCGTCAGCTGTGCCTCAAAGACCAGCCCAAGAGCCGCTACTTCCTGCGCCAGCCTCGAGTTTACACGCTGGACCTCGGCCCCCAGCCTGGGGGCCAGACTGGGCCGCCCCCAGACACGGCCTCTGCCACCGTGCCTACgcccatccccatccccagccaCTACTCTCCGAGGGAGTGTTTCCGCAATCCTCAGTTCCGCATCTTTGCCTACCTGATGACCGTCATCCtcagtgtcactctgttgctcatCTTCTCCATCTTTTGGACCAAGCAGTTCCTTTGGGGGGCGGGGTGA
- the WDR31 gene encoding WD repeat-containing protein 31 isoform X3, which produces MVMMWDLHGSSQPRQQLCGHAMVVTGLAVSPDSSQLCTGSRDNTLLLWDVVTGQSVERASVSRNVVTHLCWVPREPYILQTSEDKTLRLWDSRGLQVAHMFPAKQYIQTYCEVSVDGHKCVSCSNGFGGEGCEATLWDLRQTRNRICEYKGHFQTVASCVFLPRALALMPLIATSSHDCKVKIWNQDTGACLFTLSLDGSGPLTSLAVGDAISLLCASFNRGIHLLRMDHSRGLELQEVAAF; this is translated from the exons ATGGTCATGATGTGGGACTTGCACGGTTCCTCACAACCAAGGCAGCAATTGTGTGGCCATGCCATGGTGGTCACCGGATTGGCTGTGAGTCCAG ACTCATCACAGCTGTGCACTGGCTCTCGGGACAACACCCTGCTTCTGTGGGATGTGGTGACAGGACAGAGTGTGGAAAGAGCATCTGTCTCCAGAAACGTG gTCACTCACCTGTGCTGGGTCCCCAGAGAACCATACATACTACAGACCTCTGAAGATAAAACCCTCAG ATTATGGGACAGTCGGGGGCTGCAGGTAGCTCATATGTTTCCTGCAAAGCAGTACATTCAGACCTACTGTGAAGTCAGTGTGGATGGACACAAGTGTGTCTCCTGCAGCAATGGCTTTGGAGGAGAAGGCTGTGAAGCCACG TTGTGGGACCTAAGACAGACTCGAAACAGAATATGTGAGTATAAGGGGCATTTCCAGACTGTTGCGTCCTGCGTCTTTCTACCAAGAGCATTGGCCTTGATGCCTTTAATTGCTACCTCATCACATGATTGCAAGGTGAAGATTTGGAACCAAGATACTGGAG CCTGCCTTTTCACCTTGTCTCTGGATGGATCAGGACCCTTGACTTCTCTGGCTGTTGGTGACGCCATCTCCTTATTGTGTGCAAGTTTTAACAGAGGAATTCACTTACTCAGAATGGACCACAGCCGAGGGCTGGAACTGCAGGAAGTGGCAGCATTCTGA
- the WDR31 gene encoding WD repeat-containing protein 31 isoform X2 yields MLLLRCQLKQAPPQKVWCRFCAVMGKLQSKLKHSTYKYRPDEIIEERIQTKAFQEYSPAHMDTVSVVAALNSDVCVSGGKDKTVVAYNWKTGNVVKRFKGHEHEITKVTCIPNSNQFFSASRDRMVMMWDLHGSSQPRQQLCGHAMVVTGLAVSPDSSQLCTGSRDNTLLLWDVVTGQSVERASVSRNVVTHLCWVPREPYILQTSEDKTLRLWDSRGLQVAHMFPAKQYIQTYCEVSVDGHKCVSCSNGFGGEGCEATLWDLRQTRNRICEYKGHFQTVASCVFLPRALALMPLIATSSHDCKVKIWNQDTGACLFTLSLDGSGPLTSLAVGDAISLLCASFNRGIHLLRMDHSRGLELQEVAAF; encoded by the exons ATGCTGCTACTCAGGTGCCAACTGAAACAAGCTCCTCCACAGAAGGTTTGGTGTAGGTTTTGTGCCGTGATGGGGAAACTGCAAAGCAAACTCAAACACAGCACTTACAAATACAG GCCTGATGAAATTATAGAAGAGAGAATTCAGACTAAAGCTTTTCAAGAGTATAGCCCAGCTCACATGGATACCGTCTCTGTCGTTGCTGCTTTGAACTCAGATGTTTGTGTCTCTGGAGGGAAAGATAAG ACAGTTGTGGCCTATAATTGGAAAACTGGAAATGTGGTGAAAAggttcaaaggacatgaacatgaGATCACCAAG GTAACCTGTATTCCCAATTCCAACCAGTTCTTCAGTGCCTCTCGTGACAGGATGGTCATGATGTGGGACTTGCACGGTTCCTCACAACCAAGGCAGCAATTGTGTGGCCATGCCATGGTGGTCACCGGATTGGCTGTGAGTCCAG ACTCATCACAGCTGTGCACTGGCTCTCGGGACAACACCCTGCTTCTGTGGGATGTGGTGACAGGACAGAGTGTGGAAAGAGCATCTGTCTCCAGAAACGTG gTCACTCACCTGTGCTGGGTCCCCAGAGAACCATACATACTACAGACCTCTGAAGATAAAACCCTCAG ATTATGGGACAGTCGGGGGCTGCAGGTAGCTCATATGTTTCCTGCAAAGCAGTACATTCAGACCTACTGTGAAGTCAGTGTGGATGGACACAAGTGTGTCTCCTGCAGCAATGGCTTTGGAGGAGAAGGCTGTGAAGCCACG TTGTGGGACCTAAGACAGACTCGAAACAGAATATGTGAGTATAAGGGGCATTTCCAGACTGTTGCGTCCTGCGTCTTTCTACCAAGAGCATTGGCCTTGATGCCTTTAATTGCTACCTCATCACATGATTGCAAGGTGAAGATTTGGAACCAAGATACTGGAG CCTGCCTTTTCACCTTGTCTCTGGATGGATCAGGACCCTTGACTTCTCTGGCTGTTGGTGACGCCATCTCCTTATTGTGTGCAAGTTTTAACAGAGGAATTCACTTACTCAGAATGGACCACAGCCGAGGGCTGGAACTGCAGGAAGTGGCAGCATTCTGA
- the WDR31 gene encoding WD repeat-containing protein 31 isoform X1 produces MLLLRCQLKQAPPQKVWCRFCAVMGKLQSKLKHSTYKYSRPDEIIEERIQTKAFQEYSPAHMDTVSVVAALNSDVCVSGGKDKTVVAYNWKTGNVVKRFKGHEHEITKVTCIPNSNQFFSASRDRMVMMWDLHGSSQPRQQLCGHAMVVTGLAVSPDSSQLCTGSRDNTLLLWDVVTGQSVERASVSRNVVTHLCWVPREPYILQTSEDKTLRLWDSRGLQVAHMFPAKQYIQTYCEVSVDGHKCVSCSNGFGGEGCEATLWDLRQTRNRICEYKGHFQTVASCVFLPRALALMPLIATSSHDCKVKIWNQDTGACLFTLSLDGSGPLTSLAVGDAISLLCASFNRGIHLLRMDHSRGLELQEVAAF; encoded by the exons ATGCTGCTACTCAGGTGCCAACTGAAACAAGCTCCTCCACAGAAGGTTTGGTGTAGGTTTTGTGCCGTGATGGGGAAACTGCAAAGCAAACTCAAACACAGCACTTACAAATACAG CAGGCCTGATGAAATTATAGAAGAGAGAATTCAGACTAAAGCTTTTCAAGAGTATAGCCCAGCTCACATGGATACCGTCTCTGTCGTTGCTGCTTTGAACTCAGATGTTTGTGTCTCTGGAGGGAAAGATAAG ACAGTTGTGGCCTATAATTGGAAAACTGGAAATGTGGTGAAAAggttcaaaggacatgaacatgaGATCACCAAG GTAACCTGTATTCCCAATTCCAACCAGTTCTTCAGTGCCTCTCGTGACAGGATGGTCATGATGTGGGACTTGCACGGTTCCTCACAACCAAGGCAGCAATTGTGTGGCCATGCCATGGTGGTCACCGGATTGGCTGTGAGTCCAG ACTCATCACAGCTGTGCACTGGCTCTCGGGACAACACCCTGCTTCTGTGGGATGTGGTGACAGGACAGAGTGTGGAAAGAGCATCTGTCTCCAGAAACGTG gTCACTCACCTGTGCTGGGTCCCCAGAGAACCATACATACTACAGACCTCTGAAGATAAAACCCTCAG ATTATGGGACAGTCGGGGGCTGCAGGTAGCTCATATGTTTCCTGCAAAGCAGTACATTCAGACCTACTGTGAAGTCAGTGTGGATGGACACAAGTGTGTCTCCTGCAGCAATGGCTTTGGAGGAGAAGGCTGTGAAGCCACG TTGTGGGACCTAAGACAGACTCGAAACAGAATATGTGAGTATAAGGGGCATTTCCAGACTGTTGCGTCCTGCGTCTTTCTACCAAGAGCATTGGCCTTGATGCCTTTAATTGCTACCTCATCACATGATTGCAAGGTGAAGATTTGGAACCAAGATACTGGAG CCTGCCTTTTCACCTTGTCTCTGGATGGATCAGGACCCTTGACTTCTCTGGCTGTTGGTGACGCCATCTCCTTATTGTGTGCAAGTTTTAACAGAGGAATTCACTTACTCAGAATGGACCACAGCCGAGGGCTGGAACTGCAGGAAGTGGCAGCATTCTGA